Proteins from a single region of Bactrocera neohumeralis isolate Rockhampton unplaced genomic scaffold, APGP_CSIRO_Bneo_wtdbg2-racon-allhic-juicebox.fasta_v2 cluster10, whole genome shotgun sequence:
- the LOC126765081 gene encoding uncharacterized protein LOC126765081 isoform X1: protein MHRWSNMMESNDIFNVTPPSTSTPKGLKRKKVQLSHNFYASSSSQVLTPHSQNMFCSEETATASEGLDANKDIMAKLDLILEKQLNLESRLDKLEENIINKTDVMAHHKIVRETKVLVKKVQQTVCRISGESCEDFHTELAVLMPMQTLDAVFDLEEKILEKNYEDAVITYLFTLKGTSGDIGEVMKRVFGDEVLSLFNWDGRCGKKSLSELKIVSVALFEIFKLHGRIDFEKEVRKSVEQSHNRQKQKRYLLNKKNITKL from the exons atgcATCGTTGGAGCAATATGATGGAGTCGAATGATATTTTTAATGTGACGCCACCATCAACTTCCACTCCTAAgggcttaaaaaggaaaaaagtgcAACTATCGCATAATTTTTACGCTAGCTCTTCAAGTCAAG TACTCACTCCGCACAGCCAAAACATGTTTTGCTCTGAAGAAACTGCAACTGCTTCCGAGGGCTTAGATGCAAACAAAG ATATAATGGCCAAGTTagatttaattttggaaaagcaATTGAACTTGGAAAGTCGCCTGGACAAATTGGAAGAAAAC atAATTAATAAAACTGATGTCATGGCCCACCACAAAATCGTGCGAGAGACGAAAGTCCTAGTAAAAAAGGTGCAGCAGACAGTGTGCCGCATCTCGGGAGAAAGTTGCGAAGACTTTCACACCGAACTGGCAGTTCTTATGCCAATGCAGACCTTGGATGCGGTCTTTGATTTGGAGGAGaagatattagaaaaaaattatgaagatgcAGTT ATAACATATCTTTTCACTTTAAAGGGCACTTCTGGGGATATTGGCGAAGTTATGAAGCGAGTTTTTGGCGACGAAGTCCTCAGTTTGTTCAATTGGGATGGGAGGTGCGGGAAGAAATCGCTTTCAGAATTAAAAATAGTTAGCGTGGCTCTATTTG aaattttcaaactgcaTGGACGCATCGACTTCGAAAAGGAAGTCCGAAAGAGCGTTGAGCAAAGCCACAACAGGCAAAAGCAAAAACGCTATTTGctgaacaaaaaaaacataacaaaattgtaa
- the LOC126765081 gene encoding uncharacterized protein LOC126765081 isoform X2, which translates to MMESNDIFNVTPPSTSTPKGLKRKKVQLSHNFYASSSSQVLTPHSQNMFCSEETATASEGLDANKDIMAKLDLILEKQLNLESRLDKLEENIINKTDVMAHHKIVRETKVLVKKVQQTVCRISGESCEDFHTELAVLMPMQTLDAVFDLEEKILEKNYEDAVITYLFTLKGTSGDIGEVMKRVFGDEVLSLFNWDGRCGKKSLSELKIVSVALFEIFKLHGRIDFEKEVRKSVEQSHNRQKQKRYLLNKKNITKL; encoded by the exons ATGATGGAGTCGAATGATATTTTTAATGTGACGCCACCATCAACTTCCACTCCTAAgggcttaaaaaggaaaaaagtgcAACTATCGCATAATTTTTACGCTAGCTCTTCAAGTCAAG TACTCACTCCGCACAGCCAAAACATGTTTTGCTCTGAAGAAACTGCAACTGCTTCCGAGGGCTTAGATGCAAACAAAG ATATAATGGCCAAGTTagatttaattttggaaaagcaATTGAACTTGGAAAGTCGCCTGGACAAATTGGAAGAAAAC atAATTAATAAAACTGATGTCATGGCCCACCACAAAATCGTGCGAGAGACGAAAGTCCTAGTAAAAAAGGTGCAGCAGACAGTGTGCCGCATCTCGGGAGAAAGTTGCGAAGACTTTCACACCGAACTGGCAGTTCTTATGCCAATGCAGACCTTGGATGCGGTCTTTGATTTGGAGGAGaagatattagaaaaaaattatgaagatgcAGTT ATAACATATCTTTTCACTTTAAAGGGCACTTCTGGGGATATTGGCGAAGTTATGAAGCGAGTTTTTGGCGACGAAGTCCTCAGTTTGTTCAATTGGGATGGGAGGTGCGGGAAGAAATCGCTTTCAGAATTAAAAATAGTTAGCGTGGCTCTATTTG aaattttcaaactgcaTGGACGCATCGACTTCGAAAAGGAAGTCCGAAAGAGCGTTGAGCAAAGCCACAACAGGCAAAAGCAAAAACGCTATTTGctgaacaaaaaaaacataacaaaattgtaa